In one window of Gossypium arboreum isolate Shixiya-1 chromosome 4, ASM2569848v2, whole genome shotgun sequence DNA:
- the LOC108457869 gene encoding protein ZW2-like produces the protein MSPGSGASTSLDGGSFDTFFEGWLVRHEHYLEELLTAQQQCSEYQGDDVKDLITRVLSHYQQYFEEKSRVAQRNVFLVFAPTWLSSLECASLWITGFKPGFALRLVFSSVQDLSREQSERIERLMEETKVEERVLNDELARVQESVAAPPLLEMARKQARRTNVEGGREEALLTLRKALEEVVAGADLLRMTTTMKVVEILKPEQNVRYLTAATQLFLNLRNLGLPKDANTKG, from the coding sequence aTGAGTCCAGGAAGCGGCGCCAGCACTAGCCTCGATGGTGGTTCCTTCGATACGTTCTTCGAGGGTTGGCTGGTGCGCCATGAGCATTACTTGGAAGAGTTACTCACTGCTCAGCAACAATGCAGTGAATATCAGGGGGATGATGTGAAGGACCTTATAACCAGAGTGCTCTCCCACTACCAACAGTACTTCGAAGAGAAATCTCGCGTGGCGCAACGCAACGTTTTCCTTGTTTTTGCTCCAACCTGGTTATCTTCCTTAGAGTGTGCCTCGCTTTGGATAACGGGTTTCAAGCCAGGGTTCGCGTTAAGGCTAGTTTTTAGCTCCGTACAAGACCTGTCTCGAGAGCAAAGCGAAAGGATAGAGAGGTTGATGGAGGAGACCAAGGTTGAAGAAAGGGTGCTTAATGACGAGTTGGCCAGGGTTCAAGAGAGCGTAGCGGCTCCTCCTTTGCTAGAGATGGCTAGGAAACAAGCACGGCGGACGAACGTGGAAGGTGGAAGGGAGGAAGCACTGCTGACGTTGAGGAAGGCGTTAGAGGAAGTGGTGGCGGGAGCTGATTTGTTGAGGATGACGACAACAATGAAGGTGGTGGAGATACTGAAACCAGAGCAGAACGTGAGGTATTTGACAGCTGCAACGCAGTTGTTCCTTAATCTTAGAAATTTGGGGTTACCAAAGGATGCCAACACAAAGGGATGA
- the LOC108457868 gene encoding phosphoinositide phosphatase SAC8 isoform X2, protein MEVGSSSSNFKLYDQFELLEYEDRLVFKSPESPDQGFSICRRQGNIEPLSDESSSGKPSKTSTIYGVAGTIRLLAGTYVLVITSRKEVGSFLGFPVYRVESMKFLACNEALRFSNSQEQRDEAYFMSLLKTVEATPGLYYSYETDITVNLQRRCKLMEAWTSKPLWKQADPRFVWNKHLLEELIEYKLDRFIIPLLQGNILKLLLYHLKLKSSPATFTLLSRRCTRRLGTRMWRRGANLEGDTANFIETEQLLELEGFRCSSLQIRGSIPLLWEQIVDLSYKPQLRIIQHEQTPQVVERHFNDLYQRYGETIAVDLTDKHGDEGQLSAAYAEEMQKLPNVRYVSFDFHHVCGSSNFANLQVLYDKISEVFEKQGYFLIDKDGKILEEQKGIIRSNCIDCLDRTNVTQSYLAQKTLDIQLQRLGVFTSTEYISMFPEDYMKFRTLWAEQGDEISLEYAGTHALKGDLVRYGKQTVAGFIKDGMSALSRYYMNNFHDGIRQDALDLVSGRYTVSKSNPSPFQLNSFESFSYLPVASALLIGGLTLTTFSLQQAARNAQHYVSSVVWAGVTAGAMALVKANGRQFCSRPRLCRLL, encoded by the exons ATGGAAGTCGGATCTTCTTCAAGTAATTTCAAGCTCTACGATCAATTCGAATTGCTGGAATATGAAGATAGGTTAGTGTTCAAATCCCCCGAATCTCCCGATCAAGGCTTTTCGATTTGCCGTCGTCAAGGAAACATCGAACCCCTATCTG ATGAATCTTCTTCTGGAAAACCATCCAAAACCTCTACCATTTATGGCGTGGCTGGAACAATTAGATTGCTTGCAG GAACATATGTACTTGTAATAACTTCAAGAAAGGAAGTTGGGAGTTTTCTAGGTTTCCCTGTCTACCGAGTTGAATCTATGAAATTCCTGGCTTGCAATGAGGCTTTGAGGTTTTCCAATTCTCAAGAA CAAAGAGACGAGGCTTACTTCATGTCCTTGTTGAAAACAGTTGAAGCAACTCCTGGATTATACTACTCGTACGAAACAGATATAACAGTGAA CTTGCAGAGAAGATGCAAATTAATGGAAGCGTGGACGAGCAAACCATTATGGAAACAG GCTGATCCTCGGTTTGTTTGGAATAAACATCTTTTGGAGGAACTCATTGAGTACAAG CTTGACAGGTTTATCATTCCTCTCCTACAAGGAAATATCCTTAAACTTCTGCTTTATCAT TTAAAGTTGAAGAGTTCACCTGCCACATTTACATTACTTTCAAGGAGGTGTACAAGACGTTTAG GAACACGGATGTGGAGAAGGGGAGCTAACCTCGAAGGGGACACTGCTAACTTCATTGAAACAGAACAGTTGTTGGAGCTTGAAGGTTTCAGGTGTTCATCATTGCAG ATACGAGGCTCTATTCCACTGCTTTGGGAGCAGATTGTTGATTTAAGCTACAAACCACAGCTTAGAATTATTCAACATGAGCAGACG CCACAAGTTGTGGAGCGCCACTTCAATGATCTTTATCAAAGATACGGAGAAACTATAGCCGTGGATCTGACAGATAAA CATGGTGATGAAGGTCAACTAAGTGCTGCATATGCAGAGGAGATGCAAAAGCTTCCAAATGTGAG ATACGTATCATTTGACTTTCATCATGTTTGTGGAAGCTCGAACTTTGCTAACCTCCAAGTTCTATATGATAAAATCTCCGAGGTATTTGAAAAGCAAGG ATACTTCCTTATAGACAAAGATGGTAAGATCCTGGAGGAACAGAAAGGCATTATTAGATCTAACTGCATTGATTGCCTTGATCGAACAAACGTGACCCAG AGTTACCTTGCTCAGAAGACTTTAGACATCCAATTGCAAAGGCTTGGGGTATTTACTTCTACCGAGTACATTTCTATGTTTCCGGAAGATTATATGAAGTTCAGAACAC TGTGGGCTGAGCAAGGTGATGAGATAAGTCTTGAATATGCTGGGACTCATGCACTGAAAGGGGATCTTGTTAG ATACGGCAAACAGACAGTAGCTGGATTTATAAAAGATGGAATGAGTGCGTTATCAAGATACTATATGAACAATTTTCACGACGGAATTCGGCAG GATGCATTGGATCTTGTAAGTGGTCGTTATACTGTCAGTAAAAGTAATCCTTCACCATTCCAGCTAAACAGTTTCGAATCCTTCTCT TATCTTCCAGTGGCATCAGCTTTGCTGATAGGAGGTTTGACACTGACAACCTTCTCACTTCAGCAAG CGGCTCGAAACGCACAGCATTATGTGTCTTCCGTTGTCTGGGCTGGAGTGACTGCTGGAGCGATGGCTTTAGTCAAAGCTAATGGAAGGCAGTTTTGTTCTAGGCCTCGCTTGTGTCGCCTCTTGTAA
- the LOC108457868 gene encoding phosphoinositide phosphatase SAC8 isoform X1 yields the protein MEVGSSSSNFKLYDQFELLEYEDRLVFKSPESPDQGFSICRRQGNIEPLSDESSSGKPSKTSTIYGVAGTIRLLAGTYVLVITSRKEVGSFLGFPVYRVESMKFLACNEALRFSNSQEQRDEAYFMSLLKTVEATPGLYYSYETDITVNLQRRCKLMEAWTSKPLWKQADPRFVWNKHLLEELIEYKLDRFIIPLLQGSFQVTQLKLKSSPATFTLLSRRCTRRLGTRMWRRGANLEGDTANFIETEQLLELEGFRCSSLQIRGSIPLLWEQIVDLSYKPQLRIIQHEQTPQVVERHFNDLYQRYGETIAVDLTDKHGDEGQLSAAYAEEMQKLPNVRYVSFDFHHVCGSSNFANLQVLYDKISEVFEKQGYFLIDKDGKILEEQKGIIRSNCIDCLDRTNVTQSYLAQKTLDIQLQRLGVFTSTEYISMFPEDYMKFRTLWAEQGDEISLEYAGTHALKGDLVRYGKQTVAGFIKDGMSALSRYYMNNFHDGIRQDALDLVSGRYTVSKSNPSPFQLNSFESFSYLPVASALLIGGLTLTTFSLQQAARNAQHYVSSVVWAGVTAGAMALVKANGRQFCSRPRLCRLL from the exons ATGGAAGTCGGATCTTCTTCAAGTAATTTCAAGCTCTACGATCAATTCGAATTGCTGGAATATGAAGATAGGTTAGTGTTCAAATCCCCCGAATCTCCCGATCAAGGCTTTTCGATTTGCCGTCGTCAAGGAAACATCGAACCCCTATCTG ATGAATCTTCTTCTGGAAAACCATCCAAAACCTCTACCATTTATGGCGTGGCTGGAACAATTAGATTGCTTGCAG GAACATATGTACTTGTAATAACTTCAAGAAAGGAAGTTGGGAGTTTTCTAGGTTTCCCTGTCTACCGAGTTGAATCTATGAAATTCCTGGCTTGCAATGAGGCTTTGAGGTTTTCCAATTCTCAAGAA CAAAGAGACGAGGCTTACTTCATGTCCTTGTTGAAAACAGTTGAAGCAACTCCTGGATTATACTACTCGTACGAAACAGATATAACAGTGAA CTTGCAGAGAAGATGCAAATTAATGGAAGCGTGGACGAGCAAACCATTATGGAAACAG GCTGATCCTCGGTTTGTTTGGAATAAACATCTTTTGGAGGAACTCATTGAGTACAAG CTTGACAGGTTTATCATTCCTCTCCTACAAGG AAGTTTCCAAGTCACTCAGTTAAAGTTGAAGAGTTCACCTGCCACATTTACATTACTTTCAAGGAGGTGTACAAGACGTTTAG GAACACGGATGTGGAGAAGGGGAGCTAACCTCGAAGGGGACACTGCTAACTTCATTGAAACAGAACAGTTGTTGGAGCTTGAAGGTTTCAGGTGTTCATCATTGCAG ATACGAGGCTCTATTCCACTGCTTTGGGAGCAGATTGTTGATTTAAGCTACAAACCACAGCTTAGAATTATTCAACATGAGCAGACG CCACAAGTTGTGGAGCGCCACTTCAATGATCTTTATCAAAGATACGGAGAAACTATAGCCGTGGATCTGACAGATAAA CATGGTGATGAAGGTCAACTAAGTGCTGCATATGCAGAGGAGATGCAAAAGCTTCCAAATGTGAG ATACGTATCATTTGACTTTCATCATGTTTGTGGAAGCTCGAACTTTGCTAACCTCCAAGTTCTATATGATAAAATCTCCGAGGTATTTGAAAAGCAAGG ATACTTCCTTATAGACAAAGATGGTAAGATCCTGGAGGAACAGAAAGGCATTATTAGATCTAACTGCATTGATTGCCTTGATCGAACAAACGTGACCCAG AGTTACCTTGCTCAGAAGACTTTAGACATCCAATTGCAAAGGCTTGGGGTATTTACTTCTACCGAGTACATTTCTATGTTTCCGGAAGATTATATGAAGTTCAGAACAC TGTGGGCTGAGCAAGGTGATGAGATAAGTCTTGAATATGCTGGGACTCATGCACTGAAAGGGGATCTTGTTAG ATACGGCAAACAGACAGTAGCTGGATTTATAAAAGATGGAATGAGTGCGTTATCAAGATACTATATGAACAATTTTCACGACGGAATTCGGCAG GATGCATTGGATCTTGTAAGTGGTCGTTATACTGTCAGTAAAAGTAATCCTTCACCATTCCAGCTAAACAGTTTCGAATCCTTCTCT TATCTTCCAGTGGCATCAGCTTTGCTGATAGGAGGTTTGACACTGACAACCTTCTCACTTCAGCAAG CGGCTCGAAACGCACAGCATTATGTGTCTTCCGTTGTCTGGGCTGGAGTGACTGCTGGAGCGATGGCTTTAGTCAAAGCTAATGGAAGGCAGTTTTGTTCTAGGCCTCGCTTGTGTCGCCTCTTGTAA